TCATAAAAAGGGCCAAACAAAAAAATCCTATTAGTAAAATGGATTTGTTAATAGCCATTTTCTTAAATCTAATGAttttgtatgtatgtatgtatgtatgtatgttttGTTGTGTGCACAAAAATGCGAGTCTTGGAGTGTCTATTTATACAAGAAAAATTCATCTATTTTTGGAAGATTTTTAACTCTATACAAAATATGGAAGATTTTGTTCATATTTTGAGTCCAATGAATATATTTACTTGCTGTGATATTAAGATTTGGTTCTTTTCTTGGGAATACATTTTAGACTATATATTACGTTcatatttagaaaattaattcaATAGCCCTTTTAtggaaatttatatatttacttGCTATATCATATGATACTACTctccttattttattttgtttgtcttaGCTTGACTGTAaacaaagttttaaaaaagaataaaaaaaaacttttgaatatTGCAATTTTAAACTAAAGACATGTACAATGTATCGAAATATCTTTTTACTTTGTGGTCTTACACATGCCATgtgtaaaatttaaattaatgagttgtcaaaaaaagggaaaagatatttttttttaaatagactATAAAAAGTATGAGAAACAAATTCAAACACAGGGAACATAAAGGAGCTGAATATAATCTTCATTGGTCAGTCGAGGTTGATATGGTAACATAATAATGTGCCAAAGTTCTGCACTGGTCATGTAAATTATAAATGCTATATTTACAAGTTACAACAGCGAATATTAGtcgatttttttttctaattcaaTTTGAATCTACTTGAGCAATTTTTTTCCCCAATAGAGAACGTTACAAAGAGGATGtgctatttttcaaaataaaataaaattggaggTTTGAATATTATGTAGAAAGTTCAAACTAGTTAaaccaataaaaaataaaaaataacgcCAGTCCTAGAACTAGGTTCACATCTAAAATAATTGGGCAATTGATGCTAGACACCTAAAAATTAGATATTAAGATGCAATTTATTTGAAGAGATGTTTTCTTATTGGCAATTGGCAAATATAATAACCAAAATTTTACGCTATCTTGTTAATTATAGTCTATATTAAATTAGAAAATCAATATCTCTATGAATTGTTTGCTCTATCAATGTAGACATCGTATATACGTAACAATCTTGTGTAGAGAGGTGGTGCATCATTAGACAAATTACTTGGAAGTCTAATTTGCTACTATGTTTAGGTTTTAGTATTGTGTTGCATTATCATATTAGGATCTTTAAACATTATTAAACGAAAGATTTTCGTCTTTTTGTTCATCCAACCATGTATATCGATCTAACTTGTACCACAACTTAAAGTATATTATAAGCGCCCATCAAGGAAACCTCAAAGCACTTTCAAAGCAAGGTATCTTTtccccaaaaaaaatttaagaaccAAATAAAAATGACAGGCCTAAAAACAGTCGGAAACAGTTAAATAACAGTTGCAAATCGATGCATCTCTTGTCAGAGCACTGCCTTAATAAGTGCTCTTCGACGATAAGCAGTTAACCATACACAAaaatgagtcacttgaggtgcTATGCACCATTGCCATAAGCCAAACTGAAATACCCCGATACCATTCCCATGTATAAATCGTCATTTACACGAGATGGAACCAATGAGATGTCGAAAACAGATTTTTAACACACAAATGAAGTAGCTGATGCAAAACATCACAAGTTAATGTGGAAAATAGATTAAGCGCAAAACCAAAAGCTGACAACCAACTGGAAGTTCTCAATGTAATATATTGTTTTTGCCATGAGACCAAAAACGTCAACGTAATTAAAGAGAACTGAAGTTTGTCAAGAACAAAGATGAACATAAGTGATACATTATGATTACATGTAAAGCCCTTCTGGCACTCCCTCTTTCTTCTTGAACATGACCTTGTCCTTGGCCTTCTTGAAATCTGCATGCATAACCTGTAGATATAGTATAATGTTGTTAACATCTATAGTACCAAGTATATCACTCTAAAAGTTCCACAGTCAAGATAACAGAAATAGAACTTTTATGCTACCACCCCACAGGCCAAgaataaaatcaagaaattattattagtatgtatattatgaggATAATTTGCCAGCAAAAGAACAGTGCAGAAGTAAACTATAGATAGATATTTGATCTTACATTTCTTATGATCTTCTACTTTTTCAGACTAGACATTAGACATACATGTCAAAGAAAATCAATGGCCCAAATTGGGCAAgtttcaaaaactcaaatatatttCCAGTTGTTAACATCTGCATTGTCCATTCAGGCCATCTTTATATTCCTGCTAAGTCCGAACACATGAGTATATGTCCAATGCACTTATTGAGGAACACTAGAAGATAGATAATAATTAAGATCAAACTCCATCTCTCCGTTccacaaaaatattatataattattaagaTCAGAGCCCTTCATTTCATACACGCAAGTCAAGAACTACGTGCTTATGTCCAATAAACCTTAAAAATATGTCATCCGAAGCCCCAAATCCCAAATCAATCATGCAATAGCTACTCCCCGTGGCtttttttaaacatattttagAATAAGCCTAGACATCatgaaaatcaaaatcaaaatgacGTCCCCATTTTCGAGTCTCACCTTCATACGCCGCTCTCTTAAAGCGAGCAATCCAGCTTCAGTACATATTGCCTTGATATCAGCACCCGAAAATTCATCCTTAGTCATAACAAATTCTTCTAAATTGACATCATCAGCCAAAGTCATCCTTGCTGTGTGTATCTGCACACCACATATAAGATGGTTCATGAAACAGGATGTACACCAAACACATCATATAGTAATTTCATAATGTAATGCACAAACCTGGAATATGCGCCTCCTTGTTTTAATGTCAGGAAGAGGGAACTCAATTTTCCTGTCTATCCTACCAGGCCGAAGCAGGGCCGGATCCAGACTCTCAATTTTATTTGTTGCAAGAATCACCTTTACATCTCCTCTGGAATCAAAACCATCTAACTGGTTCAGCAGCTCCAACATAGTCCTCTGAATTTCTCGTTCACCACCCGAGTGTGCATCATACCTGATGGAAGAACATATTAATCAACACACATCACGAATTCCAACCTCAACAACAGATTCCAGATGTTACCTTTTTGTACCAACTGcatcaatttcatcaataaagacaattgaAGGTGAGAGATCATCAGCAACTCTGAAGAGCTCCCTGACCAATTTAGGCCCATCTCCCAAATACTTCTGAATCAGTTCACTTCCCACAACACGCAGGAACGTTGCTGAAGTGGAGTTTGCAACTGCCTGAACAAAAAGTTTAATAAAGCTTTGAGTATTATCTTATTCTGGGCTAGAGACACACTATGTTCTGAAAGTAGATGAAAAGCACTCAATAACTAGCTGATTACAACTGTCCGCACATGTACACACAAGGACAAACAAATCGCATGGATGACTTTAGTCAAGATACATTCTAGCACAATATGTATCGGAAACTATTTTGACAAGTCAAAAATGAGAAATGCCCAAaccaccttactaaaatataACTTGGCTACACATTGCCACCTGACTGATAGCCTCTTAAGAGGTATGGCAAGTATTTTATAGCTGTAGCACAAAGACTGCAAACTATACTTCAAGAACTTCGTTTACTAGCATTATAGAGTTGTTGATTCCAACTAGGGAAGTCAAAGTGTAAATCAGCCTATTTTAAGCTCAGCATACACAAAGGGAAATTTCACAAACCTTGGCAAGTAAGGTTTTGCCGGTCCCAGGCTCTCCATACAGAATTACCCCTTTAGGAGGTTTAATACCAATGTCTTCATATAATTCAGGGTGGGTCAAAGGAAGCTCAACTGCTTCTTTAATCTCCTGAATCTGGGCatctaatccaccaatgtcagCATATGATTCCAAGGGAGCTTTCTCAACCTTCATGACAGATACCATTGGATCAACATCGTCTTGTAGAAGCCCAACAACAGATAGAACCTGAATTGAGGAAATCATACTGTCAAAATGACCCACTCTAAGGAATAAAAGAAAGTAATTTGAAGACAAATTACTACCAAACAAACAAGATAACAAGTCAAAATAAATGGTTAAAAAGAATATTATGGAAGGCAAAAGTTTGGAAAGGAAATACAAACGTAAATTAGCCACTAAAAAATTTTCCAATTAGTCAAAACCTCTAACAATCAAACTTGGTGAAAACATAGAAGCTCTCTTGTGTAATCAATGGCAGTAATATCGTCCAAAATCAAATCATGAATCCCAAAAAATTTCAACAGTTGCGCATCAATCAAATTGTGTTTTACCTAATGGTTATCACAACATCCATTGAAGCAATTTCAAGGCTCTAAGACAAAGTGTGATTGTGCCTCATATCTTTTACTTCTTCTGTAGctattttattgttttaaacAGTTCATGTCACTTCATTTCTGAAGTATTCAAATGACCATCACACTAGCACTTTGAAGCTTTCAAAACTTCAGGTGAAGAAAATGATAGAATGCGACCTGTCATTCCATTTGGATTCTGCTATATTCTAACAGCCATCCATAGTTCCGCTATGTAAAGAACACAAAATCCAAAGGGAAGAAAAGAATCTTCAGATATGTCCTTAACATACCATGTAAACCATATTGGTGAGGAATTCCTCAAAGGGACGACCGACCAGCTATGAAGTACTTACTAACCAATGAACAGAAATAGCTTATTAACCACTGAGACGCCTCAACATAACTGAGGAATTGTTGTTAACAACTACAAAGAACAGTAGTAAATGAACTAAAAACATAGCATAGACTCTTAATCTATCACACTAAAAAGTTCCCCATTAATAGATCATTTCTTTTAGCATTATAAATAAGCAGCTACCTAAAATAATATGATTCCAAACACAAATCCAGTGACTTCCTTCTTCATACTACTTCCACAATCCAAATTGCTAACTTACTAAAATCTCAACAGTTAAAATCACAATTTGATAAAATGGAACCATAATTCCACATacattttttaattcaaatgcAAACAATCTTAAAGTTGCCGAGGATTAGATCCAAAATGTAATTATGAGGGAAAACATAAGTGTTATTGAAACCCTAAAAACTAAGAggctatcaaatatttcaaaaaacaaCAAACTAACAAAGTTCAATACCTTGTTATGCATCAAAATAGCACATCCTGGTTCAAGTTGATCTTTATCAACAAACGATAAGATCCCAACATAATACTCCGGTCCCACAGATGACGAAACAATAGCATGATTCTCATCAATAAGCTCCTCCAAATTGCCCACACTCATCGGAGATCCACGGAGATCATCAACTTTAGATCGATCCTCTTCAGTCTTCTCTTCCTGAGGTTTCAATCGTTCCTGATTAGCCACAAATTCTTCTTCCATTAACAAATAATCCTTAATTCTCTCAAGCTTTAGAAGACGAAGCTTGCACTTTGTCAGCGGCGTAACGGTTGGTAGCCGAGCTGCCGCTTCGGGACCTTTCTGTTTGCGCTGTTTCCGACCGACGCGTGCAGGTGGAGCAGCTGGTTCGAACTTCTTCTCCTTCTTGTCACCGTCATTTTTACGGTCGCCGGGTAATTGTCGGTTAAGTCCGCCGGGCGTTCCCTGACCCATGACTATTAGCTGTGACTGAGAAGAGAGCGGAGGAAAAGGGGTTTGGAAATAGGTTTCGGATTTTTGGGTTATGCTTTTCTTCCTTTCCAAGATATATAAGATATTCAGGCGTGTGAGTAATTTCGAATGGAGTTTAACCTCTATATATTATGACTAAttacttgaaaaataaaataaacaacatgatacaacaaattaaatttcaattatgatataaaatatattttaatttatttgtatatataaattaaatcatattaaattttaataaagaCAAAAATATTATGTGATTTTTTCTCATTTGTCTAACCTTATTGGACATAATATATGCTACTCGTTCTTCGTGTGAGGTAACATGTATCggtgaaattaattaaagagcACACAAATTGGCCTGAACATCATGATTAGAAAGACAAATCATattctattatattttatgactaTTATTTAATATTCGATTTAAAAAAGATATAgtttagttatatttttattttcattgaaAAAAGATCACTTTATTTTTTGTTAGTATTCTTATGCAGGGATTAGCTCAAGTTAGATGGAGAAACTGAGTGATTAATGAACCGAAGTATATATTAGTCCATCATTGATTAAGTGATAGATGTATATGTTTAAACACACAAATTATGATAGACGTTTGTTCgttaattttcttcttttcttgaagaaaaaaaaaaaactctaacAATACTTTAACTTTGAAACACTTAAATATTGCGTTTGTAAAtagaagttaaaaaaatattgattgtaTTCAATTTACCATACAGTCTAAGGGGTGTTACCTAAACTTTCAGAGTCAATTGAAATGGAACTCGATTCACATAGCATCACACATTATTGTACTGAAGTTCGGAAAAGGATCGCATGTGATGTAGAAGAATTGCAATGTCAGTGTGCTgaaaatgactttaagaaaaCAAGTTAATCGTACTCAATTCCAACATCAGGGCTAGTT
This Solanum dulcamara chromosome 8, daSolDulc1.2, whole genome shotgun sequence DNA region includes the following protein-coding sequences:
- the LOC129899647 gene encoding 26S proteasome regulatory subunit 4 homolog A-like, whose protein sequence is MGQGTPGGLNRQLPGDRKNDGDKKEKKFEPAAPPARVGRKQRKQKGPEAAARLPTVTPLTKCKLRLLKLERIKDYLLMEEEFVANQERLKPQEEKTEEDRSKVDDLRGSPMSVGNLEELIDENHAIVSSSVGPEYYVGILSFVDKDQLEPGCAILMHNKVLSVVGLLQDDVDPMVSVMKVEKAPLESYADIGGLDAQIQEIKEAVELPLTHPELYEDIGIKPPKGVILYGEPGTGKTLLAKAVANSTSATFLRVVGSELIQKYLGDGPKLVRELFRVADDLSPSIVFIDEIDAVGTKRYDAHSGGEREIQRTMLELLNQLDGFDSRGDVKVILATNKIESLDPALLRPGRIDRKIEFPLPDIKTRRRIFQIHTARMTLADDVNLEEFVMTKDEFSGADIKAICTEAGLLALRERRMKVMHADFKKAKDKVMFKKKEGVPEGLYM